A DNA window from Brassica napus cultivar Da-Ae chromosome C1, Da-Ae, whole genome shotgun sequence contains the following coding sequences:
- the LOC106376460 gene encoding scarecrow-like protein 30 isoform X2 — protein MLFCKYPLMGSDSTTVLDLAANQGTILTPEPAASPVSKNLNLRTFLLRPNLSLALQAAERSFFEVLQEDQNPLQDDSSLENFSPLHQPTSGFTGSPEISEESTRRYRLRDDDGDEEDDLEGGRKSKLPAISVVDELAEKLEEVLLVCQKNDHGEATPNKTGRAKGSLNRSKPQKSDQPVDMRNLLMQCAQAMASFDQSRAFEKLKEIREHSSSHGDATQRLGYHFANALEARITGTMKTPAFDVLSRTSMVDILKAYKEFVQACPTLAMCYYTANRTIFELASKATTLHIVDFGILYGFQWPCLIQALAARPGGPPKLRVTGIELPQPGFRPSERVEETGRRLKRFCDKFSVPFEYNFIAKAWDTITLDELVINSGETTVVNCILRLQYTPDETVSLNSPRDTALKLCRDINPDLFVFAEINGTYNSPFFLTRFREAMFHCSSLFDMFESNISEENDCRTLVERELIIKDAMSVIACEGAERFARPETYKQWQVRILRAGFRPAKLNKQIMKEGKELVRERYHKDFVIDNDNHWMFQGWKGRVLYALSCWKPAKKQ, from the exons ATGCTATTCTGCAAGTACCCGTTGATGGGTTCAGATTCGACAACGGTTCTGGATCTTGCTGCAAACCAAGGAACAATCTTGACTCCGGAACCAGCCGCTTCACCTGTTTCAAAGAATCTGAATCTCAGAACCTTTCTTCTCCGACCGAATCT cagtttggctcTACAAGCCGCAGAGAGATCTTTCTTTGAAGTGCTTCAGGAGGATCAAAATCCTCTTCAAGACGACTCTTCTCTTGAAAACTTCAGCCCATTACATCAACCGACCTCAGGTTTCACGGGATCGCCTGAGATTTCTGAGGAATCAACAAGAAGGTACCGTCTAAgggatgatgatggtgatgaagaagatgatcttGAGGGTGGAAGGAAATCAAAGCTCCCAGCAATCTCTGTGGTGGATGAGCTGGCTGAAAAGTTGGAGGAAGTGTTGTTGGTGTGTCAAAAGAATGATCATGGAGAAGCAACACCGAACAAAACCGGACGAGCAAAGGGATCACTAAACCGATCCAAGCCTCAGAAGTCAGATCAGCCAGTGGATATGAGGAATCTCCTGATGCAATGCGCGCAAGCAATGGCTAGCTTTGACCAGAGCAGAGCTTTCGAGAAACTGAAGGAGATAAGGGAACACTCTTCTAGCCACGGCGACGCAACTCAGAGGCTTGGTTACCACTTCGCAAATGCGCTTGAAGCACGCATCACGGGGACCATGAAGACACCAGCGTTTGATGTTTTGAGCAGAACATCGATGGTTGACATTTTGAAGGCGTACAAGGAGTTTGTTCAGGCTTGCCCTACCCTAGCAATGTGTTACTACACTGCAAACAGAACTATCTTTGAGCTTGCGTCCAAAGCAACCACACTTCACATCGTTGACTTCGGGATCCTCTATGGCTTTCAGTGGCCTTGTCTTATACAAGCCCTTGCAGCACGTCCTGGCGGACCACCAAAGCTCCGTGTGACGGGCATCGAGCTGCCTCAGCCAGGATTCCGCCCATCAGAGAGGGTAGAAGAGACTGGTCGGAGACTGAAGCGGTTCTGTGACAAGTTCAGTGTCCCTTTCGAGTACAACTTCATAGCCAAAGCCTGGGACACCATAACTCTTGATGAGCTGGTGATCAATAGTGGAGAGACGACAGTTGTCAACTGCATCCTCCGACTACAATACACGCCTGATGAAACCGTGTCCCTAAACTCTCCCAGAGACACGGCTCTGAAACTGTGTAGAGATATCAATCCTGACCTCTTTGTGTTTGCAGAGATTAACGGGACGTACAACTCGCCTTTCTTCCTAACAAGGTTTAGAGAAGCTATGTTCCATTGCTCCTCCCTCTTTGACATGTTTGAGAGCAACATATCAGAAGAGAATGATTGCAGGACCTTGGTCGAGCGGGAGCTAATCATAAAGGATGCGATGAGTGTGATCGCCTGTGAAGGGGCTGAGCGGTTCGCGAGGCCAGAGACCTACAAGCAATGGCAAGTTAGGATCCTAAGAGCCGGGTTTAGGCCAGCGAAACTAAACAAACAGATCATGAAGGAAGGGAAGGAGTTAGTAAGAGAACGTTACCACAAAGATTTCGTGATCGACAACGATAACCACTGGATGTTTCAGGGATGGAAAGGAAGAGTCCTCTATGCTCTTTCCTGCTGGAAACCTGCTAAGAAGCAATAA
- the LOC106376460 gene encoding scarecrow-like protein 30 isoform X1, with product MDAILQVPVDGFRFDNGSGSCCKPRNNLDSGTSRFTCFKESESQNLSSPTESTESHNPSPTESTVCSTNHPVLKYINDMLMEEDIEEQSCMLEDSLALQAAERSFFEVLQEDQNPLQDDSSLENFSPLHQPTSGFTGSPEISEESTRRYRLRDDDGDEEDDLEGGRKSKLPAISVVDELAEKLEEVLLVCQKNDHGEATPNKTGRAKGSLNRSKPQKSDQPVDMRNLLMQCAQAMASFDQSRAFEKLKEIREHSSSHGDATQRLGYHFANALEARITGTMKTPAFDVLSRTSMVDILKAYKEFVQACPTLAMCYYTANRTIFELASKATTLHIVDFGILYGFQWPCLIQALAARPGGPPKLRVTGIELPQPGFRPSERVEETGRRLKRFCDKFSVPFEYNFIAKAWDTITLDELVINSGETTVVNCILRLQYTPDETVSLNSPRDTALKLCRDINPDLFVFAEINGTYNSPFFLTRFREAMFHCSSLFDMFESNISEENDCRTLVERELIIKDAMSVIACEGAERFARPETYKQWQVRILRAGFRPAKLNKQIMKEGKELVRERYHKDFVIDNDNHWMFQGWKGRVLYALSCWKPAKKQ from the coding sequence ATGGATGCTATTCTGCAAGTACCCGTTGATGGGTTCAGATTCGACAACGGTTCTGGATCTTGCTGCAAACCAAGGAACAATCTTGACTCCGGAACCAGCCGCTTCACCTGTTTCAAAGAATCTGAATCTCAGAACCTTTCTTCTCCGACCGAATCTACAGAATCTCATAACCCTTCTCCAACCGAATCTACGGTAtgttcaaccaaccatcctgtTTTGAAGTACATCAATGACATGTTGATGGAGGAAGATATTGAAGAACAGTCTTGTATgttggaagacagtttggctcTACAAGCCGCAGAGAGATCTTTCTTTGAAGTGCTTCAGGAGGATCAAAATCCTCTTCAAGACGACTCTTCTCTTGAAAACTTCAGCCCATTACATCAACCGACCTCAGGTTTCACGGGATCGCCTGAGATTTCTGAGGAATCAACAAGAAGGTACCGTCTAAgggatgatgatggtgatgaagaagatgatcttGAGGGTGGAAGGAAATCAAAGCTCCCAGCAATCTCTGTGGTGGATGAGCTGGCTGAAAAGTTGGAGGAAGTGTTGTTGGTGTGTCAAAAGAATGATCATGGAGAAGCAACACCGAACAAAACCGGACGAGCAAAGGGATCACTAAACCGATCCAAGCCTCAGAAGTCAGATCAGCCAGTGGATATGAGGAATCTCCTGATGCAATGCGCGCAAGCAATGGCTAGCTTTGACCAGAGCAGAGCTTTCGAGAAACTGAAGGAGATAAGGGAACACTCTTCTAGCCACGGCGACGCAACTCAGAGGCTTGGTTACCACTTCGCAAATGCGCTTGAAGCACGCATCACGGGGACCATGAAGACACCAGCGTTTGATGTTTTGAGCAGAACATCGATGGTTGACATTTTGAAGGCGTACAAGGAGTTTGTTCAGGCTTGCCCTACCCTAGCAATGTGTTACTACACTGCAAACAGAACTATCTTTGAGCTTGCGTCCAAAGCAACCACACTTCACATCGTTGACTTCGGGATCCTCTATGGCTTTCAGTGGCCTTGTCTTATACAAGCCCTTGCAGCACGTCCTGGCGGACCACCAAAGCTCCGTGTGACGGGCATCGAGCTGCCTCAGCCAGGATTCCGCCCATCAGAGAGGGTAGAAGAGACTGGTCGGAGACTGAAGCGGTTCTGTGACAAGTTCAGTGTCCCTTTCGAGTACAACTTCATAGCCAAAGCCTGGGACACCATAACTCTTGATGAGCTGGTGATCAATAGTGGAGAGACGACAGTTGTCAACTGCATCCTCCGACTACAATACACGCCTGATGAAACCGTGTCCCTAAACTCTCCCAGAGACACGGCTCTGAAACTGTGTAGAGATATCAATCCTGACCTCTTTGTGTTTGCAGAGATTAACGGGACGTACAACTCGCCTTTCTTCCTAACAAGGTTTAGAGAAGCTATGTTCCATTGCTCCTCCCTCTTTGACATGTTTGAGAGCAACATATCAGAAGAGAATGATTGCAGGACCTTGGTCGAGCGGGAGCTAATCATAAAGGATGCGATGAGTGTGATCGCCTGTGAAGGGGCTGAGCGGTTCGCGAGGCCAGAGACCTACAAGCAATGGCAAGTTAGGATCCTAAGAGCCGGGTTTAGGCCAGCGAAACTAAACAAACAGATCATGAAGGAAGGGAAGGAGTTAGTAAGAGAACGTTACCACAAAGATTTCGTGATCGACAACGATAACCACTGGATGTTTCAGGGATGGAAAGGAAGAGTCCTCTATGCTCTTTCCTGCTGGAAACCTGCTAAGAAGCAATAA